A region of Geobacillus sp. 46C-IIa DNA encodes the following proteins:
- the putP gene encoding sodium/proline symporter PutP, whose amino-acid sequence MVLFSVIVYLVGMLWIGYWAYKRTANLSDYMLGGRTLGPAVTALSAGASDMSGWLLMGLPGAMYLDGVSAAWIVIGLTLGAYANWLYVAPRLRVYTEVADDSITIPEFLENRFGDATKLLRMVSGMVIMIFFTFYVSSGLVSGGVLFENSFGVSYHTGLWIVGGVVVAYTLFGGFLAVSWTDFVQGTIMFIALILVPVVTLFHTGGPANTMETIRAIDPALLDLWKGTSFLGIISLFAWGLGYFGQPHIIVRFMAIKSVKEMKSARRIGMGWMIFSVVGAMLTGLFGIAYFSERGMKLDDPETVFIQLGEILFHPVITGFLLAAILAAIMSTISSQLLVTSSSLTEDLYNVLFRRSASDKELVLVGRLSVLLVAVVATALAYTKNDTILNLVGYAWAGFGASFGPVILLSLFWRRMTKWGALAGMVAGAATVILWTQSDYLKGLLYEMIPGFAASLLAIVVVSLLTKAPEGKVAEQFDRFKQSLS is encoded by the coding sequence ATGGTTTTATTTTCCGTCATTGTGTATTTAGTCGGCATGCTCTGGATCGGCTATTGGGCGTATAAACGGACGGCGAACTTGTCTGATTATATGCTCGGCGGCCGGACGCTCGGACCGGCAGTCACCGCGCTTAGCGCTGGGGCTTCCGATATGAGCGGCTGGCTGTTGATGGGGCTGCCGGGGGCGATGTATCTCGATGGGGTGAGCGCCGCATGGATCGTCATCGGCTTGACGCTGGGCGCTTACGCGAACTGGTTGTATGTCGCGCCGCGGCTGCGCGTTTACACCGAAGTAGCGGACGACTCGATTACGATTCCGGAATTTTTGGAAAACCGTTTCGGCGATGCGACGAAATTGTTGCGGATGGTATCCGGGATGGTTATTATGATCTTTTTTACGTTTTACGTTTCATCCGGCCTTGTTTCGGGCGGTGTGTTGTTTGAGAATTCGTTTGGTGTCAGCTACCATACGGGGTTATGGATTGTCGGCGGCGTCGTCGTTGCCTATACATTATTCGGCGGCTTTTTGGCCGTCAGCTGGACGGACTTTGTACAAGGGACGATCATGTTTATCGCCCTTATTCTCGTCCCGGTCGTGACGTTGTTCCATACAGGTGGTCCAGCTAATACAATGGAGACGATTCGCGCTATTGATCCGGCTTTGTTAGATTTATGGAAAGGGACAAGTTTTCTCGGCATTATTTCGTTGTTTGCCTGGGGGCTTGGCTATTTCGGCCAACCGCACATTATCGTCCGCTTTATGGCGATTAAGTCGGTGAAAGAAATGAAAAGCGCCCGCCGCATCGGCATGGGCTGGATGATTTTCTCAGTCGTCGGGGCGATGTTGACGGGATTGTTTGGAATCGCTTACTTTTCTGAGCGCGGCATGAAGCTCGATGATCCGGAAACGGTGTTTATCCAGCTTGGGGAAATTTTGTTCCACCCAGTCATCACCGGATTTTTGCTGGCGGCGATTTTGGCGGCGATCATGAGCACGATTTCCTCACAGCTGCTCGTTACGTCAAGCTCGCTGACCGAAGATTTGTATAACGTGCTGTTCCGCCGCTCGGCTTCAGATAAGGAGCTTGTTCTTGTCGGACGCCTGTCGGTGCTCCTTGTCGCCGTTGTCGCGACCGCGCTAGCCTACACGAAAAACGACACAATTTTAAACTTAGTCGGCTATGCGTGGGCCGGATTCGGTGCGTCATTTGGCCCGGTCATTTTGCTTAGCCTGTTTTGGCGGCGGATGACGAAATGGGGAGCGCTTGCCGGCATGGTTGCCGGGGCGGCAACCGTCATCTTGTGGACGCAGTCAGACTACTTAAAAGGGCTGCTGTATGAAATGATCCCGGGATTTGCCGCGAGCTTGCTCGCCATTGTCGTTGTAAGCTTGCTGACGAAAGCGCCGGAAGGGAAAGTGGCCGAGCAGTTTGACCGGTTTAAGCAGTCGCTGTCATAA
- a CDS encoding carbon-nitrogen hydrolase family protein yields the protein MRVSAVQYHLHTIRSFDEFAAQVTHYVKTAQEFDAEFVLFPEFLTTQLLSIPLEGGRQATIDDLPNYTEKYTELFGSLAKDTGMYLIGGTHVIRQDGKLYNTAHLFTPDGRVHRQAKLHITPTEVKEWNITPGDGLHVFETDKATIAVLTCYDIEFPEIVRMARAKGADVIFCPSCTDDRHGFYRVRYCCHARAVENEVYVVTTGTVGSLPTVDFMRANFGQAAVITPNDIPFPPGGVLAAGEINGDMVITADLDLSLLRKVREKGSVTTWRDRRTDLYPDWNGTA from the coding sequence TTGCGCGTCTCGGCTGTCCAATATCATCTTCACACCATCCGTTCGTTTGATGAGTTTGCCGCGCAAGTGACGCATTACGTGAAAACGGCGCAAGAGTTTGACGCCGAGTTTGTGTTGTTTCCCGAATTTCTCACAACTCAATTGCTTTCCATTCCGCTGGAGGGGGGGCGGCAAGCGACGATTGATGACTTGCCGAATTATACTGAAAAATACACCGAATTGTTTGGATCGCTCGCCAAAGACACCGGCATGTATTTGATCGGCGGTACACATGTCATCCGCCAAGACGGCAAGCTGTATAATACCGCTCATCTCTTTACACCAGATGGGCGCGTCCATCGACAGGCCAAACTGCACATCACCCCGACGGAAGTGAAAGAATGGAACATCACCCCGGGCGATGGGCTTCACGTCTTTGAAACGGACAAAGCGACGATTGCCGTGCTGACGTGCTATGACATCGAGTTCCCGGAAATCGTCCGCATGGCGCGCGCCAAAGGGGCTGACGTCATCTTCTGTCCGTCGTGCACCGACGACCGGCACGGGTTTTACCGCGTGAGGTATTGTTGCCACGCGCGGGCGGTCGAGAACGAAGTGTATGTCGTCACGACCGGCACAGTCGGCTCGCTTCCGACGGTCGACTTTATGCGCGCCAACTTCGGCCAGGCGGCCGTCATCACGCCAAACGATATTCCGTTCCCGCCCGGCGGCGTGCTCGCGGCCGGTGAGATCAACGGCGACATGGTCATTACCGCCGACCTTGACTTGTCGCTTCTTCGCAAAGTGCGGGAAAAAGGGTCGGTCACGACATGGCGCGACCGCCGCACCGACTTGTACCCGGATTGGAACGGGACGGCCTAA
- the pdxK gene encoding pyridoxine/pyridoxal/pyridoxamine kinase, whose amino-acid sequence MTMPKALTIAGSDSSGGAGLQADLKTFQELGVYGMTAITTIVAMDPHNRWAHQVFPVDLATIEAQLETIIIGVGVDALKTGMLPTTDIIELAAHTIEKHGLKNAVIDPVMVCKGADEPLHPENTVCYRETLVPKATVVTPNLFEAAQLSGLPRIETIEDMKEAAGRIHELGAQYVIVKGGRKIPHDYAVDVLYDGKTFELLESERIDTTYTHGAGCTFSAAIAAELAKGRPAKDAIATAKAFITAAIRHSFPLNEYVGPTHHGAYRRYGEQ is encoded by the coding sequence ATGACCATGCCAAAAGCATTAACGATCGCCGGGTCAGACAGCAGCGGCGGCGCCGGACTGCAGGCGGATTTAAAAACGTTCCAAGAGCTTGGCGTTTACGGAATGACGGCCATCACGACAATCGTCGCCATGGATCCGCACAACCGGTGGGCGCATCAAGTGTTCCCAGTGGACCTGGCAACAATCGAAGCCCAGCTGGAGACGATCATCATCGGCGTCGGGGTTGATGCCTTAAAAACAGGCATGCTGCCGACAACGGATATCATTGAATTAGCGGCGCACACCATTGAAAAACATGGATTGAAAAACGCGGTCATCGACCCAGTTATGGTGTGCAAAGGAGCGGATGAGCCGCTCCACCCGGAAAATACGGTGTGCTACCGTGAAACGCTCGTGCCAAAAGCAACCGTCGTGACGCCGAACTTGTTTGAAGCCGCGCAATTGTCCGGTTTGCCGCGCATTGAAACGATCGAGGACATGAAGGAAGCAGCCGGGCGCATTCATGAACTCGGGGCCCAATATGTCATCGTCAAAGGCGGGCGGAAAATTCCGCATGACTACGCCGTGGACGTCCTTTATGACGGTAAAACATTTGAACTCCTCGAATCAGAACGGATCGACACGACGTATACGCACGGAGCGGGCTGCACGTTCTCGGCCGCCATCGCCGCCGAACTGGCGAAAGGCCGCCCGGCCAAGGACGCCATCGCGACCGCCAAAGCGTTCATCACCGCCGCCATTCGCCATTCGTTCCCGTTAAACGAATACGTCGGCCCGACGCATCACGGCGCTTACCGCCGCTACGGGGAACAATAG